One Micromonospora sp. WMMD1120 genomic region harbors:
- a CDS encoding tRNA (adenine-N1)-methyltransferase: protein MTPVHRGPFRPGDRVQLTDPKGRMHTVTLEPGKEFHTHRGILAHDALIGLPDGSVVTTSGGGTAFLALRPLLSDYVLSMPRGAQVIYPKDSAQIVAMGDIFPGAKVLEAGAGSGALSCSLLRAVGTEGELHSFELRDDFAQIARRNVEAFFNGPHPAWNLHVGDVAQCQETGFDRIILDMLTPWETLDMVERALVPGGVFIGYVATTPQLSELVEALRERGGWTEPRAWESLVRDWHAEGLAVRPDHRMIAHTAFLVSARKLAPGVTAPPRRRKPSKGTEAYAQRRQVLREAEAARQAAAAQAAGAQPDGAGEMDRP from the coding sequence CCGGGTCCAGCTGACCGACCCCAAGGGGCGGATGCACACCGTGACGCTGGAGCCCGGCAAGGAGTTCCACACCCACCGCGGGATCCTGGCGCACGACGCGCTGATCGGGCTCCCCGACGGCAGCGTGGTGACCACCTCCGGCGGCGGCACGGCGTTCCTGGCCCTGCGCCCCCTGCTGTCGGACTACGTGCTGTCCATGCCGCGCGGCGCCCAGGTGATCTACCCGAAGGACTCGGCGCAGATCGTCGCGATGGGTGACATCTTCCCCGGCGCGAAGGTTCTCGAGGCCGGCGCCGGCTCCGGCGCGCTGAGCTGTTCCCTGCTGCGCGCCGTCGGCACCGAGGGCGAGCTGCACTCGTTCGAGTTGCGCGACGACTTCGCCCAGATCGCCAGGCGCAACGTCGAGGCGTTCTTCAACGGGCCGCACCCGGCCTGGAACCTGCACGTCGGCGACGTGGCGCAGTGCCAGGAGACCGGTTTCGACCGGATCATCCTGGACATGCTGACCCCCTGGGAGACCCTCGACATGGTCGAGCGGGCGCTGGTCCCCGGCGGCGTCTTCATCGGCTACGTCGCCACCACGCCGCAGCTGTCGGAGCTGGTCGAGGCGCTGCGCGAGCGTGGCGGCTGGACCGAGCCGCGCGCCTGGGAGTCCCTGGTGCGCGACTGGCACGCCGAGGGCCTCGCCGTCCGCCCGGACCACCGGATGATCGCGCACACCGCGTTCCTGGTGTCCGCGCGCAAGCTGGCCCCCGGGGTCACCGCACCGCCGCGCCGGCGCAAGCCCAGCAAGGGCACCGAGGCGTACGCGCAGCGCCGCCAGGTGCTCCGCGAGGCGGAGGCGGCCCGCCAGGCGGCGGCCGCGCAGGCGGCCGGCGCGCAGCCCGACGGCGCGGGGGAGATGGACCGGCCGTGA
- a CDS encoding ferredoxin → MAEVATDQLQVWVDQDLCTGDGLCVQYAPEVFEFDIDGLAYVKTGDGELLMAPGSRVDVPAHLRLEVIDSARECPGECIHVVRGDGVEVAGPEAEDA, encoded by the coding sequence GTGGCCGAGGTCGCGACCGACCAGTTGCAGGTCTGGGTGGATCAGGACCTGTGCACGGGCGACGGGCTCTGTGTGCAGTACGCGCCGGAGGTGTTCGAGTTCGACATCGACGGTCTGGCCTACGTCAAGACCGGCGACGGTGAGCTGCTGATGGCGCCGGGCAGCCGGGTCGACGTCCCCGCGCACCTGCGACTCGAGGTGATCGACTCCGCGAGGGAGTGCCCGGGCGAGTGCATCCACGTGGTGCGCGGCGACGGTGTCGAGGTGGCCGGCCCGGAGGCCGAGGACGCCTGA
- the arc gene encoding proteasome ATPase: protein MAARSDDADSRAARWEKEAHDLSTQVAFLQEELALVRRKLTESPRHVRQLEERLAATQAQLARLTENNDRLVSTLKEARTQIVTLKEEIDRLAQPPSGYGVFLAKHDDGTVDVFTGGRKLRVAVSPSLDVGDLRRGQEVLLNDALNIVDAFGYERVGEVVMLKEILEGPGGAPGDRALVVSHSDEERIVHLAETLIGSAIRAGDSLMIEPRSAYAYERIPKSEVEELVLEEVPDVDYGDIGGLQSQIEQIRDAVELPFLHADLFREHQLRPPKGILLYGPPGCGKTLIAKAVANSLAKKIAERQGKEKHTSFFLNIKGPELLNKYVGETERHIRLIFQRAREKAGEGTPVIVFFDEMDSIFRTRGSGVSSDVENTIVPQLLSEIDGVEGLENVIVIGASNREDMIDPAILRPGRLDVKIKIERPDAEAAKDIFSKYILSGLPLHPDDLAEHGSDPQATVAAMIDAVVLRMYSETEENRFLEVTYANGDKEVLYFKDFNSGAMIQNIVDRSKKMAIKEFLTSGRKGLRLQHLLDACVDEFRENEDLPNTTNPDDWARISGKKGERIVYIRTLVSGGKGTEAGRSIETASNTGQYL from the coding sequence GTGGCAGCACGCAGCGACGACGCGGACTCGCGCGCCGCACGGTGGGAGAAGGAAGCCCACGATCTCTCCACGCAGGTCGCGTTCCTGCAGGAGGAACTCGCCCTGGTGCGGCGTAAGTTGACCGAAAGCCCCCGACACGTCCGGCAGCTCGAAGAGCGGCTGGCGGCCACCCAGGCACAGTTGGCGCGGCTGACCGAGAACAACGACCGGCTGGTGAGCACCCTCAAGGAGGCGCGCACCCAGATCGTGACCCTCAAGGAGGAGATCGACCGCCTCGCGCAACCGCCGAGTGGTTACGGCGTCTTCCTGGCCAAGCACGACGACGGCACGGTGGACGTCTTCACCGGCGGCCGCAAGCTCAGGGTCGCCGTCTCGCCCTCGCTGGACGTGGGTGACCTGCGCCGCGGCCAGGAGGTCCTGCTCAACGACGCGCTCAACATCGTCGACGCGTTCGGCTACGAGCGGGTCGGCGAGGTGGTGATGCTCAAGGAGATCCTGGAGGGGCCGGGTGGCGCGCCGGGTGACCGGGCGCTCGTGGTCTCGCACTCGGACGAGGAGCGCATCGTGCACCTCGCCGAGACGCTCATCGGCTCGGCGATCCGGGCCGGCGACTCGCTCATGATCGAGCCCCGCTCGGCGTACGCGTACGAGCGGATCCCGAAGAGCGAGGTCGAGGAGCTGGTCCTGGAGGAGGTGCCCGACGTCGACTACGGCGACATCGGTGGCCTCCAGTCGCAGATCGAGCAGATCCGCGACGCGGTGGAGCTGCCGTTCCTGCACGCGGACCTGTTCCGCGAGCACCAGCTCCGTCCGCCCAAGGGCATCCTGCTCTACGGCCCGCCCGGCTGCGGCAAGACGCTGATCGCCAAGGCGGTGGCCAACTCGCTGGCGAAGAAGATCGCCGAGCGGCAGGGCAAGGAGAAGCACACCAGCTTCTTCCTCAACATCAAGGGCCCGGAGCTGCTCAACAAGTACGTCGGCGAGACCGAGCGGCACATCCGGCTGATCTTCCAGCGTGCCCGGGAGAAGGCCGGCGAGGGCACCCCGGTGATCGTGTTCTTCGACGAGATGGACTCGATCTTCCGGACCCGTGGCTCGGGTGTCTCCTCCGACGTGGAGAACACGATCGTCCCGCAGCTGCTCAGCGAGATCGACGGCGTGGAGGGCCTGGAGAACGTCATCGTCATCGGCGCCTCCAACCGGGAAGACATGATCGACCCGGCGATCCTGCGCCCCGGCCGGCTCGACGTGAAAATCAAGATCGAGCGGCCGGACGCCGAGGCGGCCAAGGACATCTTCTCCAAGTACATCCTCTCCGGGCTGCCCCTGCACCCGGACGATCTGGCCGAGCACGGCAGCGACCCCCAGGCGACCGTCGCGGCCATGATCGACGCCGTGGTGCTGCGGATGTACTCGGAGACCGAGGAGAACCGGTTCCTCGAGGTCACCTACGCCAACGGCGACAAGGAAGTCCTCTACTTCAAGGACTTCAACTCCGGCGCGATGATCCAGAACATCGTCGACCGCAGCAAGAAGATGGCCATCAAGGAGTTCCTCACCTCGGGGCGCAAGGGGCTGCGGCTGCAGCACCTGCTCGACGCCTGCGTCGACGAGTTCCGCGAGAACGAAGACCTCCCCAACACCACCAACCCCGACGACTGGGCCCGGATCTCCGGCAAGAAGGGCGAACGGATCGTCTACATCCGCACGCTCGTCTCCGGCGGCAAGGGCACCGAGGCCGGCCGGTCCATCGAGACCGCCAGCAACACCGGCCAGTACCTCTGA